Proteins found in one Opitutaceae bacterium genomic segment:
- a CDS encoding response regulator, whose translation MTTRAVCEAGQEPGGDYPVDLLITGRTYLDHEMSMDLAQKELAREKASFAGVVRGKCLAGIISRARVDFVLGQRGGLGSAIYGKCPASDFMETQFLKFYRNTPVKDILPVVFAREGADFFDDVCVLDTDGGFLGLVPVPTLIRLQNQLLTAQSRRLEAAVAELGRARDLALAATRAKSDFLANMSHEIRTPLNAVIGMGGLLLETSLSSEQREYARMIRTASDNLLVLLNEILDFSKVESGCLELENQPYSLRECIDSALEVAAPKASGKGLEVYWKIDPHVPDFLIGDVTRLRQVLVNLLGNAVKFTLSGEVEILAEVGQGDDGRAELCIRIRDTGIGIPDDKLGRLFKPFSQVDSSTTRNFGGTGLGLAISKRIIEAMDGKIAVKSRVGSGSTFSLLLPLRVAPDLGGPQNRGPILAGKKIALVEDHAEVAAAIKRLCKSLGAEYVHWTIREARALKFGQQTTPDLILVDQTLPIMAGEDLIRHWCDTQSSATPPLVLLLPLGQRPATPLPVHVEILAKPVKPQALISLMQTLLAPPSELPKQDEPTGCGLGSLRVLVVDDNPVNQRVAGIMLERLGVHLDLVGDGSEAVTAVSQCDYDIVFMDVQMPVMDGLQATRAIRAGTPENRQPVIIAMTANAMAGDREACLSAGMNDFIPKPIRPEALKACLLSWSSKLAGSRDEALAHL comes from the coding sequence ATGACAACGCGAGCTGTCTGCGAAGCAGGGCAAGAACCTGGAGGAGACTACCCGGTCGACCTTCTCATTACTGGCAGAACCTATCTCGACCACGAGATGTCGATGGATCTCGCCCAGAAGGAGCTCGCGCGGGAGAAAGCATCGTTCGCAGGGGTTGTGCGAGGAAAATGCCTTGCCGGCATAATTTCCCGGGCGCGAGTGGATTTCGTACTCGGTCAAAGGGGGGGCTTGGGAAGCGCAATCTACGGCAAATGCCCGGCCTCCGACTTCATGGAAACCCAGTTCCTGAAGTTCTACCGGAACACACCGGTGAAAGACATCTTGCCCGTGGTATTCGCACGCGAGGGTGCAGACTTCTTCGACGATGTGTGTGTACTGGACACTGACGGAGGTTTTCTCGGCTTAGTTCCGGTCCCCACCCTTATCCGACTCCAGAATCAGCTTCTTACCGCGCAAAGCCGACGCTTGGAAGCGGCAGTCGCCGAACTCGGAAGGGCCCGCGACCTGGCTCTCGCAGCGACAAGGGCGAAATCGGACTTCCTGGCAAACATGTCGCACGAAATCCGCACACCGCTCAATGCCGTCATCGGGATGGGCGGGCTGCTGTTGGAGACCTCTCTCTCTTCCGAACAAAGGGAATACGCGAGGATGATCCGGACGGCGAGCGACAACCTGCTTGTTCTGCTCAACGAGATCCTCGACTTTTCCAAGGTCGAGTCAGGTTGCCTGGAATTGGAGAATCAGCCCTACTCGCTTCGGGAGTGCATTGACTCCGCCTTGGAAGTCGCGGCGCCCAAGGCGTCAGGCAAGGGACTTGAGGTTTATTGGAAAATTGACCCGCATGTCCCGGACTTTCTCATCGGCGACGTCACTCGCCTGCGGCAGGTCCTCGTCAACCTTTTGGGCAACGCGGTGAAGTTCACACTTTCGGGTGAGGTCGAGATCCTGGCAGAGGTCGGGCAGGGAGACGACGGCAGAGCCGAGCTTTGTATTCGGATCCGTGATACGGGCATTGGGATTCCGGATGACAAGCTCGGCAGGCTCTTCAAACCCTTCTCTCAGGTTGACTCCTCCACGACGCGCAACTTCGGCGGAACAGGCCTGGGCCTTGCGATTTCCAAGCGAATCATCGAGGCGATGGACGGCAAGATCGCGGTTAAAAGCCGGGTGGGATCCGGTTCCACCTTCTCCCTCCTGCTTCCCCTCCGCGTGGCGCCGGATCTCGGAGGCCCACAAAACCGTGGGCCCATACTTGCCGGGAAGAAGATTGCCCTCGTCGAGGATCATGCCGAAGTGGCTGCAGCGATAAAGAGACTTTGCAAGTCGTTGGGGGCGGAGTATGTCCACTGGACCATCCGTGAGGCGCGGGCGCTGAAATTCGGCCAGCAAACGACGCCGGATCTCATCCTGGTCGATCAAACTCTCCCCATCATGGCAGGAGAGGATTTGATCCGGCACTGGTGCGACACCCAATCGTCGGCAACGCCGCCACTGGTGCTGCTGCTGCCACTCGGCCAAAGGCCTGCGACGCCCTTGCCAGTGCACGTGGAGATTCTCGCCAAGCCCGTGAAGCCCCAGGCGCTCATTTCGCTCATGCAGACGCTCCTGGCGCCTCCTTCGGAATTGCCGAAGCAGGACGAGCCGACGGGTTGCGGCCTTGGTTCTTTGCGCGTGCTTGTGGTCGACGACAACCCGGTGAACCAGCGCGTGGCGGGCATCATGCTCGAACGACTGGGCGTGCACCTAGATCTGGTTGGCGATGGCAGCGAGGCGGTCACAGCCGTTTCGCAATGCGACTACGACATCGTGTTCATGGATGTTCAGATGCCTGTCATGGACGGCCTGCAGGCGACCCGCGCGATTCGTGCCGGCACCCCTGAAAACCGTCAACCCGTGATCATCGCGATGACAGCCAATGCAATGGCGGGAGATCGCGAAGCCTGTTTGTCGGCGGGCATGAACGACTTCATACCGAAGCCCATTCGCCCCGAAGCGCTAAAAGCATGCCTGCTCTCCTGGAGTAGCAAGCTCGCGGGCTCGCGCGACGAGGCCTTGGCCCACCTGTAA
- a CDS encoding MFS transporter — MSGNTETQPIDASQANGDRNLFQILLMLTLAHGLNDVLQAIIPAVYPILRDSYSLTFTQIAGITFATQVPAALLQPVIGWWTDRKPHPYALLAGMTFTTVGIVGLALTNSYPGILFFASVLAIGSAIFHPEASRLARLSSNGRPGFAQSLFQVGGNLGSSLGPVVAALIVLPFGQRGLLWMMGFSFVGLWTLCRVSRWYAHHLEIVKKSPIRTSPISPGVSATRIRVAIAVLMVLLFSKFVYIVCLTSFYTFYLIDRFGVATEHAQYILFAYLFATAVGTIVGGMLGDRFGRRRIIWASILGPAPLALLLPHVGLTWTILLSIPIGFVMAWAFSAIVVYGQELLPGRVGMISGLSFGLAFGVAGVAAVFLGQLADATSIEHVFFVCSFLPLLGVTAGALPELTIKK; from the coding sequence ATGTCAGGCAATACTGAGACGCAGCCGATCGATGCTTCGCAAGCAAACGGGGACCGGAACCTGTTTCAGATATTGCTCATGCTCACGCTGGCCCACGGCCTCAACGATGTACTCCAAGCCATCATTCCCGCGGTGTATCCAATTTTGCGGGACTCTTATTCGCTGACCTTCACCCAAATCGCCGGGATCACTTTTGCAACACAGGTGCCTGCAGCCCTGCTGCAGCCCGTCATCGGGTGGTGGACCGACCGCAAGCCTCATCCGTATGCATTGCTCGCTGGCATGACCTTCACCACCGTGGGCATCGTCGGCCTGGCGCTCACAAACTCCTACCCGGGCATCCTGTTTTTCGCGTCCGTACTCGCAATCGGTTCGGCAATTTTCCATCCAGAGGCTTCACGTCTGGCCCGCCTCTCGTCAAATGGTCGTCCCGGGTTTGCGCAATCCCTGTTCCAGGTCGGCGGGAACCTGGGTTCCTCACTGGGACCAGTGGTGGCGGCGCTGATTGTCCTCCCTTTTGGCCAGAGGGGGTTGCTGTGGATGATGGGCTTCAGCTTCGTGGGCTTGTGGACGCTCTGCCGCGTGAGCCGCTGGTATGCGCACCATTTGGAGATCGTGAAGAAATCCCCTATTCGCACGTCTCCGATCAGTCCTGGCGTATCGGCTACCCGGATACGAGTGGCCATCGCCGTATTGATGGTACTGCTTTTCTCGAAGTTTGTCTATATCGTCTGCCTCACGAGCTTCTACACTTTTTACCTCATTGACCGCTTTGGGGTCGCCACTGAACACGCACAGTATATCCTCTTCGCGTACCTCTTTGCCACGGCGGTTGGAACAATCGTTGGCGGAATGCTAGGCGACCGTTTTGGCCGGAGACGGATCATCTGGGCTTCCATTTTAGGCCCCGCTCCGCTCGCCCTTCTGCTCCCGCACGTCGGGCTCACCTGGACTATTCTGCTTTCAATCCCGATCGGTTTTGTGATGGCCTGGGCATTTTCCGCCATCGTGGTCTATGGCCAGGAATTGCTGCCGGGGCGCGTGGGCATGATCTCAGGCCTGTCGTTCGGTCTCGCCTTCGGGGTCGCTGGTGTCGCAGCTGTGTTTCTCGGTCAACTCGCCGATGCTACAAGCATCGAGCACGTGTTTTTTGTCTGCAGTTTCCTGCCTTTGCTGGGCGTGACGGCGGGGGCGTTGCCGGAACTGACAATTAAGAAGTAG
- the mpl gene encoding UDP-N-acetylmuramate:L-alanyl-gamma-D-glutamyl-meso-diaminopimelate ligase, giving the protein MTFSWLLSLQRRLAPDGANRQQKRVRIYFMGVCGTAMGNVALLAREAGHDVSGADTGVYPPMSTVLANSGIQVFEGYDPARLETLQPDLVVIGNAMSRGNPEVEWLLDTRQVRFTSLPSFLYEAVLERRQNIVVCGTHGKTTTTALAAFLLRESGKDPGFLIGGVPLDPPTGSHLGKHADPFVIEGDEYDSAFFDKRSKFIHYAPTIAVLNNLEFDHADIFRDLADVQRTFIHLSRIVPRRGWIVRNGDDANLDCIGATPWTRTLRVGTGEGNDIRIIGFSEDRNGSSFTLLAGDKTWGQVRWSLTGLFNVRNAAMAATAAALSLQPAEFNPSALSLEPLARFRAVKRRQEVLFESEAVTVIEDFGHHPTAIAETLKSLRNRYPGRTIHAAFEPRSNTARTKTLQSGFLEALAHADSIHLGAVNRATKLSAEERFDAEGVAASLRVRGKVAASYGTNEDLRQALASGWTHNHPNLVVFFTNGSFDGIIPMFVQGLKS; this is encoded by the coding sequence ATGACCTTTAGCTGGCTCCTGTCGCTTCAGCGACGGCTTGCACCCGACGGGGCCAATCGACAACAAAAGCGCGTGAGAATCTACTTCATGGGAGTTTGCGGAACCGCCATGGGCAATGTGGCGCTACTCGCTCGCGAAGCGGGCCATGATGTGTCCGGTGCTGATACGGGTGTCTATCCTCCTATGAGCACCGTACTTGCAAATTCAGGAATACAGGTTTTTGAAGGATACGACCCTGCTAGGCTTGAAACGCTTCAACCCGATCTGGTCGTCATTGGGAATGCCATGTCGCGCGGAAATCCTGAGGTGGAATGGCTTCTTGATACGCGGCAGGTGAGGTTTACATCCCTTCCTTCGTTTTTGTACGAGGCGGTGCTCGAACGACGGCAGAACATCGTCGTTTGCGGGACCCATGGGAAGACGACCACCACTGCCTTGGCGGCATTCCTGCTTCGGGAGAGTGGAAAGGACCCGGGATTTCTTATCGGAGGCGTGCCCCTTGATCCGCCGACTGGGAGTCATCTGGGTAAGCACGCGGATCCGTTTGTGATAGAGGGAGATGAGTATGACAGCGCGTTCTTCGACAAGCGAAGCAAGTTCATCCATTACGCGCCCACGATCGCCGTCCTCAATAACCTCGAGTTCGACCACGCGGATATCTTCCGGGACTTGGCGGATGTTCAGCGAACCTTTATCCACCTTTCGCGCATCGTTCCTCGGCGGGGGTGGATTGTGCGGAATGGCGATGATGCGAATCTTGACTGCATCGGGGCCACGCCGTGGACCCGCACCCTGCGCGTTGGTACGGGGGAGGGGAATGATATCCGCATTATCGGCTTCTCGGAGGACCGAAACGGGAGCTCATTCACGCTTCTGGCTGGCGACAAGACGTGGGGTCAGGTGCGTTGGTCGCTGACCGGCCTTTTCAATGTTCGAAATGCGGCCATGGCGGCCACCGCCGCGGCGCTGTCCCTCCAGCCTGCGGAGTTTAACCCCTCCGCCCTCTCCCTTGAGCCGCTCGCCCGCTTTCGCGCCGTCAAGAGACGCCAGGAGGTGCTGTTTGAAAGCGAAGCGGTTACGGTCATCGAGGATTTCGGACACCACCCCACCGCCATAGCCGAGACGCTGAAGTCTTTGAGGAATCGCTATCCAGGACGGACGATTCACGCCGCCTTCGAGCCGCGTAGCAATACCGCCAGGACGAAAACCCTCCAGTCGGGCTTTCTTGAGGCCCTGGCGCATGCAGATTCCATTCACCTGGGCGCCGTCAACCGCGCGACGAAGCTTTCAGCTGAGGAACGCTTCGATGCCGAAGGGGTGGCCGCTTCCCTTCGCGTCCGTGGGAAAGTCGCGGCGAGCTATGGCACGAACGAGGACCTGAGGCAGGCCCTGGCATCGGGATGGACCCATAACCACCCGAACCTCGTCGTCTTTTTCACCAACGGATCGTTCGATGGAATCATCCCGATGTTTGTCCAGGGCCTGAAATCCTAG
- the msrB gene encoding peptide-methionine (R)-S-oxide reductase MsrB — MNSAEYSAPQCRIDDQRSACGLSSHAVIDLAKATVKRSDAEWRKLLTPRQFEVARQQGTEPPFRNEFWNHHEDGVYLSVCSDTPLFDSRDKFESGTGWPSFTKPIEPAFVGESVDTSHGMRRVEVHCAVDGAHLGHVFPDGPGPRGLRYCINSASLRFMPRAEYDVWVAKKDASLAQAK, encoded by the coding sequence ATGAACTCCGCCGAATATTCCGCCCCCCAGTGCAGGATCGATGACCAGCGATCCGCCTGCGGTCTGTCCTCCCACGCAGTGATCGACCTTGCCAAGGCAACGGTCAAGCGATCAGATGCGGAATGGAGGAAGTTGCTGACGCCTCGTCAGTTTGAAGTAGCCAGGCAACAGGGAACCGAGCCGCCGTTCCGCAATGAATTCTGGAACCACCACGAAGATGGGGTCTACCTTTCGGTCTGCAGTGACACACCTCTCTTTGACAGCCGCGACAAGTTCGAGAGCGGCACAGGATGGCCTAGCTTTACGAAGCCGATTGAGCCCGCCTTTGTAGGTGAATCGGTCGACACAAGCCACGGCATGCGACGCGTCGAAGTGCACTGTGCGGTCGATGGCGCCCACCTGGGCCATGTGTTTCCCGACGGTCCGGGCCCGAGGGGGCTTCGGTATTGCATCAATTCCGCCTCGCTTCGCTTCATGCCTCGGGCCGAGTATGATGTTTGGGTTGCAAAGAAGGATGCGTCCCTTGCCCAGGCAAAGTGA
- a CDS encoding DUF2309 domain-containing protein yields the protein MNQTTVQDLDLASMKGALEKVSKVIPPLFPLRHFVAVNPYMGYSTTEYTDAAREIALSHGSLLAMPPGHYAAKFSQGEITRDDLGIALKRCGCEDDISALISWAGAGGRQATPPLPTFAGFLDTEEADSAWEHWVSCQIGQFCAAYYDVNQATWPMPWRHLPLLAAWKEYAAHDASPEAAGVTGFRSLAMALPDDPIEAVHQLVSDLKPAGVPLALFLVREVASVAGWAGHVQFRVREHALRGRADNSLTQFVVIRLAYDLALLRSRGSEALRDRWHELKPKLHLREEDFRMGMVWQAAAEIGYQRRLLGVLSGPTWVRPLQKPVFQAVFCIDVRSERLRRHLEQIEPSIQTIGFAGFFGMPVAYSDPGTGETTARVPALFAPKLQTSLAPEAGARLARRREITRAWHGFQHAAASCFSYVEAFGLGALASAVTPRAKPLCKSPSPSWHRVPFEERLALAENFLRGTGLDRDLAPLVLICGHGSANVNNPQASALECGACGGHAGDHNARLAAALLNDPSIRCALEQRGIAIPPGTVFLAGIHNTTTDEVEWIDRPALSPSSGRLLDSAKGWFREAAARSREERDTGLNRDGAWSKRARDMSETRPEFGLAGNAAILLAPRALSRGKDLHARVFLHDYDASRDASLNQLVFLLSAPVVVASWINLQYFASRISPDTFGAGNKVLHNVAGGVGVIEGNAGDLRPGLAWQSLHDGERFVHEPLKLSVVASASRTALDAALARAEEAQALVMNGWIHLIAVDDGVSYLKCRDGSWLPLQPQEAA from the coding sequence ATGAACCAAACCACAGTGCAGGATCTCGATCTCGCCTCCATGAAAGGCGCCCTTGAGAAAGTCTCCAAGGTCATCCCCCCGCTGTTCCCCCTTCGACACTTCGTGGCCGTGAATCCCTACATGGGGTATTCAACCACTGAATACACGGATGCCGCGCGCGAGATTGCGCTTTCTCACGGATCCCTGCTGGCGATGCCGCCGGGGCATTACGCGGCGAAATTCTCCCAGGGGGAGATCACCCGTGACGACCTCGGTATCGCCCTCAAGCGTTGCGGATGCGAGGATGACATCTCGGCCTTGATCTCATGGGCGGGCGCCGGCGGCCGCCAAGCGACCCCGCCTCTTCCGACCTTTGCCGGATTCCTCGATACCGAGGAGGCGGACTCGGCCTGGGAACACTGGGTATCCTGCCAGATCGGCCAGTTCTGCGCCGCATACTACGATGTGAACCAGGCCACCTGGCCAATGCCTTGGCGACACCTCCCGTTGCTGGCTGCCTGGAAGGAGTATGCAGCTCACGACGCAAGCCCGGAGGCTGCGGGTGTAACGGGCTTCCGGTCTCTTGCAATGGCCCTCCCGGATGATCCGATTGAGGCTGTCCACCAACTGGTCTCTGACCTCAAGCCTGCAGGGGTGCCCCTCGCCCTGTTCCTCGTGCGCGAGGTAGCCAGTGTGGCTGGCTGGGCCGGACACGTGCAGTTCCGCGTACGGGAACACGCCCTGCGCGGGCGTGCCGACAACAGCCTCACCCAATTTGTCGTCATTCGCCTTGCCTACGATCTCGCGCTCCTGCGGAGTCGGGGCTCCGAAGCACTACGGGACCGCTGGCATGAGCTGAAACCGAAGCTGCATCTCCGGGAGGAGGACTTTCGCATGGGCATGGTGTGGCAGGCCGCGGCTGAAATCGGCTACCAGCGGCGTCTCTTGGGTGTACTTTCCGGACCGACCTGGGTAAGGCCTCTCCAAAAGCCGGTTTTTCAGGCCGTGTTCTGCATCGATGTACGGTCTGAGAGACTCAGGCGCCACCTGGAACAGATCGAGCCCTCCATCCAGACGATCGGATTCGCGGGTTTCTTCGGCATGCCGGTGGCCTACAGCGACCCGGGCACCGGCGAGACCACAGCGCGCGTTCCCGCCCTCTTCGCGCCAAAACTTCAGACTTCCCTTGCTCCCGAAGCCGGGGCACGCCTGGCACGCAGACGCGAAATCACCCGTGCCTGGCATGGATTTCAGCACGCAGCGGCTTCGTGTTTCAGCTATGTGGAGGCCTTCGGCCTCGGTGCCCTGGCAAGCGCTGTGACGCCACGCGCCAAGCCACTCTGCAAATCTCCTTCTCCAAGCTGGCACCGCGTGCCGTTCGAGGAACGGCTCGCCCTGGCCGAGAACTTCCTCCGGGGCACGGGTCTCGACCGCGACCTGGCGCCTCTCGTTCTCATCTGCGGCCATGGCAGCGCGAACGTCAACAATCCCCAAGCCTCCGCGCTTGAATGCGGCGCCTGCGGCGGACACGCGGGCGATCACAATGCACGGCTCGCTGCTGCGTTGCTCAACGACCCAAGCATCCGGTGTGCCCTCGAGCAGCGGGGCATCGCTATCCCACCCGGCACCGTTTTCCTTGCGGGTATCCACAACACAACTACGGATGAAGTGGAGTGGATCGACCGCCCGGCCTTGTCGCCATCTTCCGGGCGCCTACTCGACTCCGCCAAGGGCTGGTTTCGCGAGGCAGCCGCCAGGTCGCGCGAAGAACGAGACACCGGCCTCAATCGCGACGGGGCATGGTCGAAGCGGGCGCGCGACATGTCGGAAACGCGGCCGGAGTTCGGCCTGGCCGGAAATGCCGCGATCTTGCTCGCTCCACGCGCCCTTTCCCGCGGCAAGGACCTCCACGCGCGGGTCTTCCTCCACGACTATGACGCCTCACGGGACGCCTCGCTCAATCAGCTTGTGTTTCTGCTGAGCGCGCCCGTGGTGGTGGCCAGTTGGATCAACCTGCAATACTTCGCCTCCAGGATCTCCCCCGACACCTTCGGTGCAGGCAACAAGGTGCTTCACAACGTGGCCGGTGGCGTGGGTGTCATCGAGGGCAACGCTGGCGACCTAAGGCCCGGGCTCGCCTGGCAATCGCTGCATGACGGCGAGCGGTTTGTCCACGAGCCGCTGAAGTTGTCTGTTGTCGCATCAGCGTCGCGCACGGCGCTGGATGCCGCCCTCGCGCGGGCAGAGGAGGCCCAGGCACTCGTCATGAACGGCTGGATACACCTAATCGCTGTGGACGACGGCGTCTCGTACCTCAAATGCCGCGATGGCTCCTGGCTGCCGCTGCAGCCGCAGGAAGCTGCTTGA
- the msrA gene encoding peptide-methionine (S)-S-oxide reductase MsrA: MTTLSRADSVVLGGGCFWCLEASYRLLPGVTQVTSGYSGGHIDNPTYKQVCAGTTGHAEVVKVDFDPGQVSLEKVLDLFWVMHDPTQVDRQGNDVGPQYRSIILYANESQKKAAESSIAEAQKEWDTPIVTQLVPLQKFWPAEDYHQEYFKNNPTQGYCAAVVRPKVKKVEKYLKEKKD; the protein is encoded by the coding sequence ATGACTACGCTTTCGCGCGCGGACTCCGTCGTACTCGGCGGAGGTTGCTTTTGGTGCCTTGAAGCCTCTTACCGCCTCCTTCCTGGCGTGACGCAGGTCACCAGCGGGTACTCGGGTGGGCATATTGATAACCCGACCTACAAGCAGGTCTGCGCAGGCACGACCGGGCACGCGGAAGTGGTGAAAGTCGATTTTGACCCGGGTCAGGTCTCCCTCGAGAAGGTCCTCGATCTCTTCTGGGTGATGCACGATCCGACGCAGGTCGACCGGCAGGGCAATGATGTCGGCCCGCAGTACCGTTCGATTATCCTCTACGCCAACGAATCCCAGAAGAAGGCTGCGGAAAGTTCTATCGCTGAGGCACAGAAGGAATGGGACACCCCGATTGTCACCCAACTGGTGCCGTTGCAAAAGTTTTGGCCGGCGGAGGACTACCACCAGGAGTACTTCAAAAACAACCCCACCCAAGGATACTGCGCGGCAGTTGTGCGTCCCAAGGTCAAGAAGGTCGAGAAATACCTAAAAGAGAAGAAAGACTGA